A window of the Methanoculleus horonobensis genome harbors these coding sequences:
- a CDS encoding DUF2070 family protein: MESGPDVRVERLTRYIFSAPSWPRSLAIIVVLGLIIDVATYRPGTEYFLVGTLGFSVPALVAFLLTVPLVGVFGRHITWNRSALLALACTVLTVILSLSPVLVLDRSLFPTLYAIALGLTLGLRLLVLAAVADYRISRMALPAFTQSAAAIAVGAWFFTPGFIPYALLLQVLFGLVSVFLIWLIERPLKRAFQISGLNFLNTFIAHLTDGSKNMEDFFREIGEEVYVPEVSLFFSRDSGRDVLFTVPNVHPGPMGDVGGGNLPRILHDTFPEETLVAHGCATHDFNLVSESEIEKIARAVEASREGLVFSAVASRPVRVESGSVSILCQRFGDALLMVSTRSPERTEDLDYSVGMAIMAEGRCAFSEVAFVDAHNCMTSVGSPVLPATRIATEYIAAAREGVRVARDLPLEPLAIGVSHVRVPFTREQGFGSLGVQALVTEVEGKRAAYVLIDGNNVAQGIREQLRAVVLGHVDEAEIMTTDTHTVNTISGKNPVGYAVPVEEIVPYIEQAVREAIADLAPARVGAATASCEGITVFGSQRVSQLASTVNAMLAFIAPLSLMILILAFLLSVFAYLLLQ, translated from the coding sequence ATGGAGTCCGGCCCCGACGTGCGTGTTGAGCGGCTCACCCGGTATATCTTCTCCGCTCCGTCCTGGCCGCGGTCGCTCGCGATCATCGTGGTGCTCGGGCTCATCATCGACGTAGCTACCTACCGGCCCGGAACCGAGTACTTCCTGGTCGGCACTCTTGGGTTCTCGGTTCCGGCACTGGTTGCCTTCCTGCTGACGGTGCCGCTCGTGGGGGTCTTCGGGCGGCATATCACCTGGAACCGGTCGGCTCTCCTCGCACTGGCCTGCACGGTTCTTACGGTGATCCTGAGCCTTTCGCCGGTGCTCGTCCTTGACCGCTCTCTCTTCCCCACGCTGTACGCGATCGCGCTCGGCCTGACCCTCGGTCTCCGCCTGCTGGTCCTCGCGGCCGTGGCCGATTACCGGATCAGCCGTATGGCTCTTCCCGCGTTCACCCAGAGCGCAGCCGCCATAGCGGTCGGGGCCTGGTTCTTCACCCCCGGTTTCATCCCCTATGCCCTCCTCCTGCAGGTACTCTTCGGGCTGGTCTCCGTCTTCCTGATCTGGCTGATCGAGCGTCCGCTGAAGCGTGCGTTCCAGATCAGCGGGCTCAACTTCCTCAACACCTTCATCGCCCACCTGACCGACGGGTCGAAGAACATGGAGGACTTCTTCCGCGAGATCGGCGAGGAGGTCTATGTGCCGGAGGTTTCGCTCTTCTTCTCCCGCGACTCCGGAAGAGACGTCCTCTTCACCGTCCCGAACGTCCACCCCGGCCCGATGGGGGACGTCGGCGGCGGGAATCTCCCCCGGATACTCCACGACACGTTTCCCGAGGAGACGCTGGTCGCCCATGGCTGCGCCACCCACGATTTCAACCTGGTCTCGGAGAGCGAGATCGAGAAGATCGCCCGCGCCGTCGAGGCCTCCCGGGAGGGACTCGTCTTCTCCGCCGTCGCGAGCCGCCCTGTCCGGGTCGAATCAGGCTCGGTCTCGATCCTCTGCCAGCGGTTCGGGGACGCCCTCCTGATGGTGAGCACGAGATCGCCGGAGCGGACGGAGGATCTCGACTACTCGGTCGGGATGGCGATCATGGCCGAAGGGCGGTGCGCCTTCTCGGAGGTCGCGTTCGTCGACGCTCACAACTGCATGACCAGCGTGGGCTCCCCGGTTCTCCCGGCGACGCGGATCGCGACGGAGTACATCGCCGCCGCACGCGAGGGAGTCCGGGTCGCCCGAGACCTGCCTCTTGAGCCTCTCGCGATAGGAGTCTCCCATGTCCGGGTTCCGTTCACCCGCGAGCAGGGCTTCGGGTCGCTCGGGGTGCAGGCGCTGGTAACGGAGGTCGAGGGGAAGCGGGCGGCCTACGTCCTGATCGACGGGAACAACGTGGCCCAGGGCATCCGCGAGCAACTGCGCGCGGTGGTGCTCGGCCACGTCGACGAGGCGGAGATCATGACGACCGACACACATACGGTGAACACGATCAGCGGGAAGAACCCGGTCGGCTACGCGGTGCCGGTGGAGGAGATCGTCCCCTACATCGAGCAGGCGGTCAGGGAAGCGATCGCCGATCTCGCGCCGGCCCGTGTAGGGGCGGCGACGGCATCGTGCGAGGGGATCACGGTCTTCGGGTCGCAGCGGGTCTCGCAGCTCGCGAGCACCGTGAACGCGATGCTCGCGTTCATCGCCCCGTTGAGCCTGATGATCCTGATCCTCGCGTTCCTGCTCTCGGTCTTTGCCTACCTCCTGCTGCAGTAA
- a CDS encoding aminotransferase-like domain-containing protein, protein MEYRFSSRMGRVPESFLKELFRVSSVPGVISFAGGLPGSAYIDVAGIREAAREVFAEEGRTALQYTTTDGYLPLREFIADRYRRRLGLPAIPEEIQIVNGSQQCLDLVAKIFLDPGDAVGMERPGYLGAIEAFSLYEPDFYSVPLEEDGPDLAAFESLIRGRAPKFFYGIPNSQNPSGRTYSEGKRRAVAEILEGTDTVFYEDDAFGELFFDGKPRVPVKRYLPEQTVISGSFSKIVAPGMRIGWIYAPAPVLRQFNVAKQAADLHSNFLCQVILHRYLSTHDLDAHVARVSAVYGEHCRLMCELLDDLMPQVTHTNPEGGMFMTATLPDGISSMEVFSEGVREGVAVLPGVPFYVGGGGEDTIRLNFSAAGEEEIVEGIHRLARVVRRLA, encoded by the coding sequence ATGGAGTACCGGTTTTCTTCCCGGATGGGTCGTGTTCCGGAGTCGTTCCTCAAAGAACTCTTCCGGGTCTCGAGCGTCCCCGGAGTGATATCGTTTGCAGGAGGGCTGCCGGGCTCGGCATACATCGATGTTGCGGGAATCCGGGAGGCGGCCCGCGAGGTCTTCGCCGAAGAGGGGCGGACGGCGCTGCAGTACACGACGACGGACGGCTATCTGCCGCTCCGGGAGTTCATCGCCGACCGTTACCGCCGCCGCCTCGGTCTCCCGGCGATCCCTGAGGAGATCCAGATCGTGAACGGTTCCCAGCAGTGCCTGGATCTCGTCGCGAAGATCTTCCTCGATCCCGGCGACGCCGTCGGGATGGAGCGGCCCGGCTACCTCGGCGCGATCGAGGCCTTCTCCCTCTACGAGCCGGACTTTTATTCGGTTCCCCTGGAGGAGGACGGGCCGGATCTCGCGGCGTTCGAGTCGCTCATCCGCGGTCGTGCGCCGAAGTTCTTCTACGGCATCCCGAACTCGCAGAATCCCTCGGGGAGAACCTACTCGGAAGGGAAGCGGCGGGCCGTCGCGGAGATCCTCGAGGGGACGGACACGGTCTTTTATGAGGACGACGCTTTCGGGGAACTCTTCTTCGACGGGAAGCCGCGGGTGCCGGTGAAGCGCTACCTCCCGGAGCAGACGGTGATCTCGGGGTCGTTCTCGAAGATCGTCGCACCCGGGATGCGGATCGGCTGGATATACGCGCCGGCGCCGGTTCTCCGGCAGTTCAACGTCGCGAAGCAGGCGGCCGACCTCCACTCGAACTTCCTCTGCCAGGTGATCCTCCACCGCTATCTATCGACCCACGATCTCGACGCCCACGTCGCCCGGGTCTCTGCGGTCTACGGAGAGCACTGCCGGCTGATGTGCGAACTCCTCGACGACCTGATGCCGCAGGTGACCCACACCAACCCCGAGGGCGGGATGTTCATGACGGCGACGCTGCCGGATGGAATCTCGTCGATGGAGGTCTTTTCAGAGGGTGTCAGGGAAGGCGTCGCGGTCCTCCCCGGGGTTCCGTTCTACGTCGGCGGGGGCGGGGAGGATACGATCCGGCTGAACTTCTCGGCGGCGGGCGAGGAGGAGATCGTCGAGGGGATCCACCGGCTGGCGAGGGTGGTGCGGCGGCTGGCCTGA
- a CDS encoding carbohydrate kinase family protein, with protein sequence MISVVGHTAIDHLFRVPKLPGRHNSTYIAGHEVYFGGGAANIAAGIAMLGERCRLVSTVGGDFPGSDYDRWLHSLEIVQDFTLVKDARTATAYVFTDDDGDQETFFEWGASVAFSRAEAPALDFVHMATADPDFNVRVAQKSTFASFDPGQDLLRYTPDQLEIILANVDILFSNNHEMDRMCDMLGLERTALVASIPMTVTTRGAEGSILCMDGEDHHVPAVTVEALDPTGAGDGYRAGFLTALRRGYAPLDCCRVGAVVSSFVVERPGTQTNLPDWERMLGRYRKVFGEPGEIII encoded by the coding sequence ATGATCTCCGTCGTCGGGCATACCGCCATCGACCATCTCTTCCGGGTGCCGAAACTCCCGGGGCGGCACAACTCGACCTACATCGCCGGTCATGAGGTCTACTTCGGCGGCGGAGCGGCGAATATCGCGGCCGGGATTGCAATGCTCGGGGAGCGTTGCCGGCTGGTCTCCACGGTGGGTGGAGACTTCCCGGGCAGCGACTACGATCGGTGGCTGCACAGCCTCGAGATCGTGCAGGACTTCACCCTGGTGAAGGATGCCCGGACAGCGACCGCGTACGTCTTCACGGACGATGACGGCGACCAGGAGACCTTCTTCGAGTGGGGCGCGTCCGTCGCGTTCTCCCGTGCGGAGGCTCCCGCTCTCGACTTCGTCCACATGGCGACGGCCGACCCCGATTTCAACGTCCGGGTGGCCCAGAAGAGCACGTTCGCCTCCTTCGACCCGGGGCAGGATCTCCTCCGCTACACGCCGGATCAGCTCGAGATCATCCTCGCGAACGTCGATATCCTCTTCTCGAACAACCATGAGATGGACAGGATGTGCGATATGCTGGGGCTGGAGCGCACCGCGCTCGTCGCGTCGATCCCGATGACGGTCACGACCCGGGGGGCGGAGGGGAGCATCCTCTGCATGGACGGCGAGGATCACCACGTTCCGGCCGTCACGGTCGAGGCCCTTGACCCCACCGGTGCCGGCGACGGCTACCGTGCCGGATTCCTCACGGCGCTCCGGAGGGGCTACGCCCCGCTCGACTGCTGCCGCGTCGGTGCGGTGGTCTCGTCCTTTGTCGTCGAGCGCCCGGGCACCCAGACGAACCTCCCCGACTGGGAGCGGATGCTTGGGCGGTACCGGAAGGTCTTTGGCGAGCCCGGCGAAATTATCATCTGA